Proteins from one Rosa chinensis cultivar Old Blush chromosome 7, RchiOBHm-V2, whole genome shotgun sequence genomic window:
- the LOC112177105 gene encoding (+)-neomenthol dehydrogenase isoform X1, with protein sequence MAEAKKRYAVVTGANKGVGFGVVRQLASNGIMTVLTARDEKRGLEAVEKLKESGLSELVVFHQLDVTNPDSIASLAHFVKTQFGKLDILVNNAGVFGCILNPEAFREVSSKKLEEVNWNELAAPNYELSEECLKTNYYGTKGITEALLPLLKLSDSPRLVIVSAAVAKLSDFPDGWPKDVLSNAETLTEQRIDAVLSQSLEDLKQGLVETKGWPRYFSAYSVSKAALNAYTRILAKKYPSFYINCVCPGYTKTDFNCNSGFLTIDEGAESIVRLALLPNDSPTGQFFIRKEPSPF encoded by the exons ATGGCAGAAGCCAAAAAGAG GTATGCAGTTGTCACAGGGGCTAATAAAGGAGTTGGGTTCGGAGTAGTAAGACAATTGGCTTCAAATGGGATCATGACAGTGTTAACAGCTAGAGATGAAAAGAGGGGTCTTGAAGCTGTTGAAAAATTGAAAGAGTCCGGCCTCTCTGAGCTTGTGGTATTTCATCAGCTTGATGTGACAAACCCAGATAGCATTGCTTCCCTTGCACATTTTGTCAAAACCCAATTTGGGAAACTAGATATCTTG GTAAACAATGCAGGAGTGTTTGGATGCATACTAAACCCTGAAGCTTTTAGAGAAGTATCCAGTAAG AAGCTTGAAGAAGTCAATTGGAATGAACTTGCAGCACCAAACTACGAGTTATCAGAAGAATGCCTGAAAACAAACTATTATGGCACGAAAGGAATCACAGAGGCACTTTTGCCCCTCCTCAAGCTGTCCGATTCACCCAGACTAGTTATTGTTTCTGCGGCTGTTGCTAAGTTATCG GATTTTCCAGATGGATGGCCTAAAGATGTATTAAGTAATGCTGAGACCCTAACAGAACAGAGAATAGATGCAGTACTGAGTCAGTCACTAGAAGATCTCAAACAAGGTTTGGTGGAAACCAAGGGCTGGCCTCGATACTTTTCAGCCTATTCAGTCTCAAAGGCTGCCTTGAATGCATACACTAGAATTCTTGCAAAGAAATATCCAAGTTTCTACATCAATTGTGTCTGCCCTGGTTACACCAAAACAGATTTCAACTGCAATTCTGGCTTCTTAACCATTGACGAAGGTGCTGAAAGCATTGTCAGGCTGGCGCTGCTCCCCAATGACAGTCCTACTGGCCAGTTCTTCATACGGAAGGAACCGTCACCATTTTAA
- the LOC112177105 gene encoding (+)-neomenthol dehydrogenase isoform X2: MAEAKKRYAVVTGANKGVGFGVVRQLASNGIMTVLTARDEKRGLEAVEKLKESGLSELVVFHQLDVTNPDSIASLAHFVKTQFGKLDILVNNAGVFGCILNPEAFREVSSKLEEVNWNELAAPNYELSEECLKTNYYGTKGITEALLPLLKLSDSPRLVIVSAAVAKLSDFPDGWPKDVLSNAETLTEQRIDAVLSQSLEDLKQGLVETKGWPRYFSAYSVSKAALNAYTRILAKKYPSFYINCVCPGYTKTDFNCNSGFLTIDEGAESIVRLALLPNDSPTGQFFIRKEPSPF, translated from the exons ATGGCAGAAGCCAAAAAGAG GTATGCAGTTGTCACAGGGGCTAATAAAGGAGTTGGGTTCGGAGTAGTAAGACAATTGGCTTCAAATGGGATCATGACAGTGTTAACAGCTAGAGATGAAAAGAGGGGTCTTGAAGCTGTTGAAAAATTGAAAGAGTCCGGCCTCTCTGAGCTTGTGGTATTTCATCAGCTTGATGTGACAAACCCAGATAGCATTGCTTCCCTTGCACATTTTGTCAAAACCCAATTTGGGAAACTAGATATCTTG GTAAACAATGCAGGAGTGTTTGGATGCATACTAAACCCTGAAGCTTTTAGAGAAGTATCCAGTAAG CTTGAAGAAGTCAATTGGAATGAACTTGCAGCACCAAACTACGAGTTATCAGAAGAATGCCTGAAAACAAACTATTATGGCACGAAAGGAATCACAGAGGCACTTTTGCCCCTCCTCAAGCTGTCCGATTCACCCAGACTAGTTATTGTTTCTGCGGCTGTTGCTAAGTTATCG GATTTTCCAGATGGATGGCCTAAAGATGTATTAAGTAATGCTGAGACCCTAACAGAACAGAGAATAGATGCAGTACTGAGTCAGTCACTAGAAGATCTCAAACAAGGTTTGGTGGAAACCAAGGGCTGGCCTCGATACTTTTCAGCCTATTCAGTCTCAAAGGCTGCCTTGAATGCATACACTAGAATTCTTGCAAAGAAATATCCAAGTTTCTACATCAATTGTGTCTGCCCTGGTTACACCAAAACAGATTTCAACTGCAATTCTGGCTTCTTAACCATTGACGAAGGTGCTGAAAGCATTGTCAGGCTGGCGCTGCTCCCCAATGACAGTCCTACTGGCCAGTTCTTCATACGGAAGGAACCGTCACCATTTTAA
- the LOC112177104 gene encoding glycerate dehydrogenase, giving the protein MAKPVSIEVYNPNGKYRVVSTKPMPGTRWINLLVEQDCRVEICTQKKTILSVEDIIALIGDKCDGVIGQLTEDWGETLFSALSRAGGKAFSNMAVGYNNVDVNAANKYGVAVGNTPGVLTETTAELAASLSVSAARRIVEADEFMRAGLYDGWLPNLFVGNLLKGQTVGVIGAGRIGSAYARMMVEGFKMNLIYYDLYQATRLEKFVTAYGQFLQANGESPVTWKRAASMDEVLREADVISLHPILDKTTYHLINKERLATMKKEAVLVNCSRGPVVDEVALVEHLKQNPMFRVGLDVFEDEPYMKPGLADLKNAIVVPHIASASKWTREGMATLAALNVLGKIKGYPVWSDANRVEPFLNENAPPPAASPSIVNAKALGLPVSRL; this is encoded by the exons ATGGCCAAACCAGTTTCAATTGAAGTGTACAACCCAAATGGGAAGTACAGAGTTGTCAGCACAAAACCCATGCCTGGAACTCGCTGGATCAATCTCTTAGTTGAACAAGACTGTAGAGTTGAA ATATGCACCCAGAAGAAAACCATTCTATCTGTTGAGGATATCATCGCTCTGATTGGTGACAAGTGTGATGGAGTAATTGGGCAG TTGACAGAAGACTGGGGTGAGACTTTGTTCTCAGCACTGAGCAGAGCTGGAGGTAAAGCTTTCAGTAACATGGCTGTTGGGTATAACAATGTTGATGTCAATGCTGCTAACAAGTATGGAGTTGCTGTTGGAAACACTCCT GGAGTACTTACAGAAACTACAGCAGAGCTGGCAGCTTCACTCTCAGTATCAGCTGCTAGGAGAATAGTGGAAGCAGATGAGTTTATGAGGGCTGGTTTATATGATGGATGGCTTCCCAATCT GTTTGTGGGAAACTTGCTAAAAGGGCAGACTGTTGGTGTGATTGGAGCTGGTCGTATAGGGTCTGCATATGCCAGAATGATG GTTGAAGGTTTCAAGATGAACCTAATTTACTATGATCTGTACCAGGCTACACGACTAGAAAAGTTTGTTACAG CTTATGGTCAGTTCCTACAAGCCAATGGCGAAAGCCCTGTGACTTGGAAAAGAGCAGCAAGCATGGATGAGGTGCTGCGAGAAGCAGATGTG ATAAGCCTTCACCCGATTCTTGATAAAACCACTTATCATCTGATCAACAAGGAAAGATTAGCAACAATGAAGAAG GAAGCAGTCCTTGTTAACTGTAGCAGAGGGCCTGTGGTTGATGAGGTTGCTCTTGTGGAGCATTTGAAACAAAATCCCATGTTTCGAGTTGGTCTTGACGTCTTTGAG GATGAGCCTTACATGAAACCTGGGCTTGCCGACCTGAAGAATGCCATCGTGGTGCCTCACATTGCTTCTGCTTCCAAG TGGACTCGAGAAGGAATGGCAACGTTGGCTGCTCTTAATGTCCTG GGTAAAATCAAAGGATATCCAGTTTGGTCTGATGCGAACCGGGTAGAACCATTCCTGAATGAGAATGCTCCACCACCAGCTGCCAGTCCTAGCATTGTTAACGCCAAGGCCTTGG GATTACCAGTTTCAAGGCTTTGA